The window AGATCATCAGTCCACGACCGCTCACCTCGCGTTCAAACTGTGAGGTGATGTGGGCCCGCAGATCGTGCACATTGAACTTCGTCGTATCGAGCACGATGTCTGCGACATTCCGAACCGGGTCAAGCCTTTTCCGCTCCGCTCGGATCGACTTCACTACCGTTTCGCTGCGCCCTAGAGGATGCGGCCGCCGCGTCTCTGAAAAACGCCGAATCAGCGCCTCTTCACTCGCCTCTAAAAACACCACCCGCGTCGGCAATACCTTGCGAACCTTATTCAGAATCGCCGGAAACTCATCTAATCGCATTCCTTCACGAACATCGACCACCAACGCCGCACGTTCGATCTCCGACGACTGCCGCACCAGATCGGCAAAACGCTGCACCAATTCAAGGGGTAGATTGTCGACCGAATAGAAACCCAGGTCCTCGAAAGCCTTCAACGCAGATAACTTGCCCGATCCAGACAGTCCGGTCAGAATTACCAGCTCGCTTCTGTTTTCAAGACTACTAGCGGGTTTTGCCTTCTTCGTACCTTTCTTCGCGCCTGTCTTTCTCGATCGCTTCGAAAGCTTCTTGCTGGTCATGCTTGAAATCCTAGCATCCCCGCCTACGGGACCTCGATCAGCTCCATCTTTCCGTCCCGCTTACGATAGAGGACCATCGCCTGGCCACCGTGATTGCGAAATACAAAGACATCGCGATCACGAAATGCCGCTTCCTTGACCGCCTCCTCCAGCGACATTGGCCGCAGTGCGACCCCATCCGTCGAACGCACAACGTGAGGTTCAGACAGCGGTGAATGCGACGGAAAAGAATGCACGAGCATCGGCACGGCCTTACGCCCAACACTTGTCTTGGTCGCCACCTTCAAAGTAGCGGTCTTTCGTGCCGCCGGCGCCGCCACCTCAGTCGTCCCACCCTTCACGTCAGACTTCGGATGCCGCTTGATGGTTCCGAACTTCTTCTTATGCCGAATCGCTTGCTGCTCAATCTTCGCCAGCGCGTCGTGCAGCGCGACTTCCATCTCCGTCGCCTCGCACCGTGCCACCAGCTTGTGATGCTTCGTATGCACCGTAACCTCAGCGATCATCCGGTACTTATCTTTGGATAAAATCACATGCACGCTGCCAGAGGTGCCCACGATCTTCGTGATCGCAGTAATCCCTTCCTCGGTCTGCACCTTTAGTTTTTTCGTGATGGTTGTCTGTCTGCCGGTGTACTCCACGTCCATAAGCTCACCTCGTCGCTGCAATCTAATGTGATCCTAGCGCAGACGATCAGCGTACACGACGTTGGTGCGTACTTGGAATCTGCATATCTTCCCGGTACTTCGCGACCGTCCTTCGGGTCACCTGGATCCCCTGCCGTTGCAGTTCGGCAGCGAGCTGATCGTCCGTCAAAGGCTTACGCTCATCCTCGTCTTCAATCAGCTTCTTCACCTTGCGCTTCAGCAACACCAGCGGCAAATCGCCACCCTCCGGCCCATTCACTCCCTCGGAGAAGAAAAACCGCAGCTCAAACACGCCTTGCGAGGTATGCACGTACTTGTTCGCGACCGCGCGGCTCACAGTGGAGGGATGCACGCCAATCTCCTCCGCAACCTCTTTAATCATCATCGGCTTCAGCGCGTTAACGCCATGCTCCAGAAACTCCGTCTGCCGCCGTACGATCACCTCGCACGTCCTCACAATCGTGTTCTTCCTCTGTTCGATATTCCGAAGCAGCTGGATCGCCGATTTGTACCGCTCTTTCACATACTCTTTTACTTCTTTCTCCGTCTGCTTCTGCTGCAGCATCTTGCGATAGCCCTGGTTGAGACGAAGGGTCGGCATATCCTCTTCATTCATCACCACGATATACACGTCGTCGCGCTTCACAAAGGCAACATCCGGCTCGATTAACCGCGTTTCGCTCTGGTTGTAGCGCTGGCCGGGTCGAGGGTCCAGTGTCCGGATAAACTCGACCGCTGCATTCACCTCATCCGCCGTACGTCCGCAACTGCGTGTTAGCTCCCGCATATCTTTCTTCTGCAGCAGCGGCAGGCAGTTCGTCACAACATGGATCGCAATACTGAAGATATCTTCGCGCGCTGGAGACTCTGTAGGAACAGCTGGCTCGATAGCACCGTAGTCCTCGTCGCCGTCCGATCCGTTCTTATTCGCACCATTTGCAGCGGCGGCCTGCCTCCGCCGAAGCACGATCGCAGCTTCGCCTCTCTGCGCATTGATCTGAATCAGCAAGCACTCACGCAAGTCACGCGACCCCACTCCTACCGGATCGAGATAATTGACCACCGTTCGCGCCTCACGCACAGCAGCCAGAAGGGATGCAAACGTCTCATCCTCCGCAGACGCCGCAATCTCCAAGGCCTCCTCTTGCACTGCGCCGTGCCCATTTTCGCTGTTCTCAGGCACCTCCCACAGATGAGCAAGCTTTGCTTTGGTTCCACGCTCGAATGGAATCGGCTCCGACCGCGCCGGCTCCCGAAAGATCATCAGCGCTTCAACAAGCTCCTCGTCGCTTGCAGTCAGATATCCGTTTTCATTCAGATTTCCGACCACCAACTCTGCCGCCGCTCGAATCTCGGGGCTCAACGTCAAAGACCCCAACTGCCACGCCAGATGATCGCTCAACGTACTCGGCTGTGAAAGAAAATTCTCGAACGAAGGCTTGTCGTACTCCTCAAAATTCGAGGCCGTGCGAAAACCCGGATCGAGATAATCCTGGAAGTAGCTCCCGAAATCGATCTCATCGAATGGGTCCTTCTCCACCCTCTCGCTCTCGGCCGCCACCTCCTCCGCCGAGCGCTCCCGGTCCCCCTCGATCCCCGCTCGTTCATCCAGCGAAACGACCGACTCCTCCAACTCCTCCAGCACCGGATTCTCCACCATCTCGGTGTTGATCATCTCCCTCAGCTCAAGCTTGTTCAGCGCAAGCACGCTGACCATCTGCACCAGTCCAGGCGTCAGTACCTGTCTTTGGGAGACCTTCAAGTTCAGCTTCGGTTGCAGCAGCACGTTAACCCCTCATCAACCCGACCGGTTACTCTTCTGTCGTTGTGCCATTTGGCACTCATCGTGCTTACACTACGACAAACAGCAGACAAAATGCCAATTTTTCGGCTTGGCCACAGTCTACACTCCATGACCCCATCTCGCTGTAAGTCTAACCGTGCCAAAGGCTGCACGAACTCCACCGATAGCAACCTCGTCTTACAACAGAAGTTGTAAGACGAGGCTCCAACCCTCACCCCATCGAGAAATTCTCACCCAGGTAAATCCGGCGCACCTCCGGATCGCGCCCCAGTTCACCCGGCGTCCCCGTCTTGAATATCTTTCCTTCGGTAATAATGTAGGCCCGATCCGTCACCGACAACGTCTCTCGCACGTTGTGATCCGTGATCAAGATGCCGATCCCACTCTTCTTCAACCCAAAGATAATTTCCTGCAAATCCAGCACCGCAATCGGATCGATCCCGGAAAACGGCTCATCCAGCAGAATGAATGCGGGCTCGATCGCCAGGCATCGTGCAATCTCCACCCGCCTGCGCTCCCCGCCGCTCAGCGCATAGCCTCGAGTCTTACGCACGTGCCCTAAATTCAACTGTTCGATCAACTTCTCCGTGCGCGTTCGCCGGCTCTCCCAGCTCAGCTGCTGCGCTTCCAGCACCGCCAGAATATTGTCCTGCACCGTCAGCTTGCGAAACACCGAGGGCTCCTGCGGCAGATAGCTGATGCCATAGTTCCTCGCGCGCAGGTACATCGGCAGACGGCTAATGTCATGTCCATTCGCCAGCACCCGCCCGGAGTCTGGACGCACCAACCCCACAATCATGTAAAAACTCGTCGTTTTACCCGCGCCGTTCGGCCCCAGCAGCCCCACCACCTCGCCCTGTTCGATCTCCAGGCTGACCCCCCTTACGACCTGGCGTCCACCATAGGACTTG is drawn from Edaphobacter lichenicola and contains these coding sequences:
- the rapZ gene encoding RNase adapter RapZ → MTSKKLSKRSRKTGAKKGTKKAKPASSLENRSELVILTGLSGSGKLSALKAFEDLGFYSVDNLPLELVQRFADLVRQSSEIERAALVVDVREGMRLDEFPAILNKVRKVLPTRVVFLEASEEALIRRFSETRRPHPLGRSETVVKSIRAERKRLDPVRNVADIVLDTTKFNVHDLRAHITSQFEREVSGRGLMISSNSFGFKNGVPTEADLVFDVRFLPNPHFVPEFRKLTGKDPKVAKYVLQFPQTKEFLDKTTDMLKFLLPHYIKEGKSYLTVAFGCTGGQHRSVFIAEEMKKRLAKEGYSVKTAHRDMPK
- the hpf gene encoding ribosome hibernation-promoting factor, HPF/YfiA family, which gives rise to MDVEYTGRQTTITKKLKVQTEEGITAITKIVGTSGSVHVILSKDKYRMIAEVTVHTKHHKLVARCEATEMEVALHDALAKIEQQAIRHKKKFGTIKRHPKSDVKGGTTEVAAPAARKTATLKVATKTSVGRKAVPMLVHSFPSHSPLSEPHVVRSTDGVALRPMSLEEAVKEAAFRDRDVFVFRNHGGQAMVLYRKRDGKMELIEVP
- a CDS encoding RNA polymerase factor sigma-54; translated protein: MLLQPKLNLKVSQRQVLTPGLVQMVSVLALNKLELREMINTEMVENPVLEELEESVVSLDERAGIEGDRERSAEEVAAESERVEKDPFDEIDFGSYFQDYLDPGFRTASNFEEYDKPSFENFLSQPSTLSDHLAWQLGSLTLSPEIRAAAELVVGNLNENGYLTASDEELVEALMIFREPARSEPIPFERGTKAKLAHLWEVPENSENGHGAVQEEALEIAASAEDETFASLLAAVREARTVVNYLDPVGVGSRDLRECLLIQINAQRGEAAIVLRRRQAAAANGANKNGSDGDEDYGAIEPAVPTESPAREDIFSIAIHVVTNCLPLLQKKDMRELTRSCGRTADEVNAAVEFIRTLDPRPGQRYNQSETRLIEPDVAFVKRDDVYIVVMNEEDMPTLRLNQGYRKMLQQKQTEKEVKEYVKERYKSAIQLLRNIEQRKNTIVRTCEVIVRRQTEFLEHGVNALKPMMIKEVAEEIGVHPSTVSRAVANKYVHTSQGVFELRFFFSEGVNGPEGGDLPLVLLKRKVKKLIEDEDERKPLTDDQLAAELQRQGIQVTRRTVAKYREDMQIPSTHQRRVR
- the lptB gene encoding LPS export ABC transporter ATP-binding protein, encoding MKTLSTEEIGKSYGGRQVVRGVSLEIEQGEVVGLLGPNGAGKTTSFYMIVGLVRPDSGRVLANGHDISRLPMYLRARNYGISYLPQEPSVFRKLTVQDNILAVLEAQQLSWESRRTRTEKLIEQLNLGHVRKTRGYALSGGERRRVEIARCLAIEPAFILLDEPFSGIDPIAVLDLQEIIFGLKKSGIGILITDHNVRETLSVTDRAYIITEGKIFKTGTPGELGRDPEVRRIYLGENFSMG